One Scylla paramamosain isolate STU-SP2022 chromosome 5, ASM3559412v1, whole genome shotgun sequence genomic region harbors:
- the LOC135100886 gene encoding LOW QUALITY PROTEIN: leucine-rich repeat-containing protein 4C-like (The sequence of the model RefSeq protein was modified relative to this genomic sequence to represent the inferred CDS: deleted 1 base in 1 codon), with protein sequence MASRWGKVGVVVLLTAALVMVESSGHCPPQCVCRWKNGKETVECRDQQLISVPSVVDTDTQVLDLTGNNLQTLPKYVFKRAGLINLQKIYLANCNIGNIDNTAFAQLTNLVELDLSDNLLTEVPAQAFSHVPALRDLQLGGNRLQKIRSNSFDHTPSLVRLDLSFSRIKSVSPRAFDNLSLLEKIELQGNQLTELPVAAVRTLERVHELDVHENNWICDCRALPLWRLLEVNRVPHPVSPSCGSPERIKERAFHNLKEEDFACPPHIRPNDRIVQGFAGENATIACPVDGQPPPQVKWFKGEAPVVNGSVIGLGPQRFYVITEGNSKVVSRLVITGAQETDSGPLRCVAINSAGSATANFTLAVTMRAATQAKLGSGHIAGISVGLVVLALIALVVGFLILARSRTHSSPTPVKDSPTTPSSAEPSPSEPNPVQKPPRLTDVNGSPATYKSSALGNPDVINEAERAVRAVNGHLPNGSVVQQVSEGGDYTRVEGDSLYPSGLWPEEAGPPEGADNPAPSRVIHEHFNPGYMPNDPAYDTYGPLHSTPYRPGYGSHGEVDPQIYGYPADYGLPIPEAGHDPRAEEWDMNDLRGPQEGIESQADTYNSRQQLYESQQEMYNSGQNPKDSGQDLYGVTTGRPPVYGYRQEMFGSRENVAEGAESPQSPIQPLGERPWVPGSQAPPHARGGVPVLPPLPNGVASRIKARDSPDEGYQEGTEV encoded by the exons ATGGCGTCTCGGTGGGGGAAAGTTGGGGTTGTGGTGCTGCTCACGGCAGCCCTTGTGATGGTGGAGTCCTCCGGCCATTGCCcccctcagtgtgtgtgtcggtggaaAAATGGCAAAGAAACAGTCGAATGCAGGGACCAACAGCTGATAAGTGTGCCTTCTGTAGTTGATACAGACACACAAGTTTTGGATCTGACTGGCAATAATCTTCAGACTTTGCCTAAATATGTCTTCAAAAGAGCAGGACTCATTAACCTCCAAAAAATATACCTGGCTAACTGCAATATTGGCAATATTGATAACACAGCTTTTGCACAGCTCACTAACTTAGTGGAGCTCGACCTGAGTGACAACCTGCTGACAGAGGTTCCTGCTCAGGCCTTCTCTCACGTTCCTGCCCTGAGGGACCTGCAGCTT GGGGGGAACAGACTACAGAAGATCCGTAGTAACAGCTTCGACCACACTCCCTCTCTGGTACGTCTCGACCTCAGCTTCTCGCGTATCAAAAGTGTGTCGCCCCGGGCCTTCGATAATCTTTCCCTTCTGGAAAAGATTGAACTTCAGGGTAATCAACTCACAGAGCTTCCTGTGGCCGCTGTGAGAACCTTGGAACGTGTTCATGAGCTGGATGTTCACGAAAATAACTGGATATGTGACTGTCGAGCTTTGCCACTCTGGCGGCTGCTGGAGGTGAACAGAGTCCCCCACCCGGTGTCTCCGTCCTGCGGCAGTCCTGAGCGAATCAAAGAGCGAGCTTTTCATAATCTGAAGGAAGAAGATTTCGCCTGTCCTCCCCACATCCGGCCCAATGATCGCATCGTGCAGGGATTTGCGGGGGAGAATGCCACCATCGCCTGTCCCGTGGACGGTCAGCCCCCTCCTCAGGTTAAGTGGTTCAAGGGAGAGGCCCCTGTGGTGAATGGATCCGTGATAGGGCTGGGCCCTCAGCGCTTCTACGTCATTACAGAGGGCAACAGTAAGGTGGTGAGTCGTCTGGTTATCACCGGAGCGCAGGAGACAGACTCGGGCCCGCTGCGGTGTGTGGCGATCAACTCTGCTGGGTCAGCGACTGCCAACTTCACCCTGGCGGTCACGATGCGGGCGGCGACGCAGGCCAAACTAGGCTCAGGACACATCGCCGGGATATCGGTGGGGCTGGTGGTGCTGGCCCTCATTGCCCTGGTGGTGGGGTTTCTGATCCTGGCTCGCTCCCGCACCCATTCTTCCCCAACTCCCGTCAAGGACTCTCCCACCACGCCCTCTTCAGCTGAACCCTCTCCTAGTGAACCTAATCCCGTACAGAAGCCTCCACGCCTCACGGACGTCAACGGGTCTCCTGCCACTTACAAATCCTCAGCCTTGGGCAATCCTGACGTGATTAACGAGGCTGAGCGAGCCGTGAGGGCAGTGAATGGCCATCTTCCAAACGGCTCAGTTGTCCAGCAAGTGAGCGAGGGAGGAGATTATACTCGTGTAGAAGGAGACTCTTTGTATCCTAGTGGACTGTGGCCCGAGGAAGCTGGTCCTCCCGAGGGTGCTGACAACCCAGCTCCTTCAAGGGTTATTCATGAACATTTCAACCCCGGATACATGCCCAATGACCCGGCCTACGATACCTACGGGCCGCTGCACTCCACTCCGTATCGACCTGGTTACGGTTCTCATGGTGAAGTTGACCCTCAAATCTATGGCTACCCAGCAGACTACGGGCTTCCTATTCCCGAGGCAGGGCACGACCCTCGGGCTGAAGAGTGGGACATGAATGACCTCCGTGGACCACAGGAGGGCATCGAGTCCCAGGCAGACACTTACAACTCCAGACAACAACTGTATGAGTCACAACAGGAGATGTATAACTCAGGACAGAACCCAAAGGACTCCGGCCAGGACCTTTACGGAGTGACGACGGGCCGGCCACCAGTCTACGGCTACAGGCAAGAGATGTTTGGCTCCCGGGAGAACGTGGCCGAGGGTGCCGAGAGTCCACAATCTCCCATTCAGCCTCTCGGGGAGCGGCCGTGGGTGCCGGGGTCCCAGGCGCCGCCCCACGCTCGCGGGGGTGTGCCTGTCCTCCCTCCTCTACCAAATGGTGTGGCCAGTCGCATCAAAGCTCGTGACTCTCCCGACGAAGGATACCAGGAGGGGACGGAAGTGTAG